The following coding sequences are from one Eublepharis macularius isolate TG4126 chromosome 19, MPM_Emac_v1.0, whole genome shotgun sequence window:
- the CTDSP2 gene encoding carboxy-terminal domain RNA polymerase II polypeptide A small phosphatase 2 isoform X1 yields MESRSIITQVQREEALVLSKQVLVSKSSPKKPRGRNIFKALFCCLRAQNVGQTAFGGEHGPHKEEASTIAKSDLLQRLHYQFYQIPGTCLLPEVTQRDKGRICVVIDLDETLVHSSFKPINNADFIVPVEIEGTTHQVYVLKRPFVDEFLRRMGELFECVLFTASLAKYADPVTDLLDKCGVFRTRLFRDSCVFHQGCYVKDLSRLGRDLRKTLILDNSPASYIFHPENAVPVQSWFDDMADTELLNLIPIFEELSEAEDVYTSLGQLRAP; encoded by the exons TCTTGGTGTCCAAATCGTCCCCAAAGAAGCCTCGTGGCCGGAACATCTTCAAGGCACTTTTCTGTTGCCTTCGCGCGCAGAATGTCGGGCAGACGGCCTTCGGTGGAGAACATGGTCCACACAAGGAGGAGGCCAGTACCATTGCTAAG TCTGATCTGTTGCAGCGTCTTCACTACCAGTTTTACCAG ATTCCTGGAACGTGTCTTCTCCCTGAGGTGACTCAGCGTGACAAGGGCAGAATCTGTGTGGTAATCGATTTGGACGAGACCCTCGTGCACAGTTCCTTCAAG CCAATCAACAATGCTGACTTCATAGTGCCTGTTGAAATAGAGGGGACAACCCATCAG GTGTATGTTTTGAAGAGGCCGTTTGTAGACGAGTTCTTGAGGCGGATGGGGGAGCTCTTTGAATGTGTGCTCTTCACGGCTAGTCTGGCTaag TACGCTGACCCTGTGACTGACCTGCTGGACAAGTGTGGCGTCTTCCGAACCCGCCTCTTCCGGGATTCGTGCGTGTTCCACCAGGGATGTTACGTTAAGGATCTCAGCCGGTTGGGTCGTGATCTACGCAAAACCTTAATCCTGGACAATTCTCCTGCCTCCTATATCTTCCATCCGGAAAATGCC GTACCGGTGCAGTCGTGGTTCGATGACATGGCGGACACGGAGCTGCTGAACCTAATCCCAATATTTGAGGAGTTGAGCGAAGCAGAGGATGTGTATACCAGCCTCGGCCAGCTGAGGGCACCCTAA
- the CTDSP2 gene encoding carboxy-terminal domain RNA polymerase II polypeptide A small phosphatase 2 isoform X2 has protein sequence MESRSIITQVQREEALVLSKQVLVSKSSPKKPRGRNIFKALFCCLRAQNVGQTAFGGEHGPHKEEASTIAKIPGTCLLPEVTQRDKGRICVVIDLDETLVHSSFKPINNADFIVPVEIEGTTHQVYVLKRPFVDEFLRRMGELFECVLFTASLAKYADPVTDLLDKCGVFRTRLFRDSCVFHQGCYVKDLSRLGRDLRKTLILDNSPASYIFHPENAVPVQSWFDDMADTELLNLIPIFEELSEAEDVYTSLGQLRAP, from the exons TCTTGGTGTCCAAATCGTCCCCAAAGAAGCCTCGTGGCCGGAACATCTTCAAGGCACTTTTCTGTTGCCTTCGCGCGCAGAATGTCGGGCAGACGGCCTTCGGTGGAGAACATGGTCCACACAAGGAGGAGGCCAGTACCATTGCTAAG ATTCCTGGAACGTGTCTTCTCCCTGAGGTGACTCAGCGTGACAAGGGCAGAATCTGTGTGGTAATCGATTTGGACGAGACCCTCGTGCACAGTTCCTTCAAG CCAATCAACAATGCTGACTTCATAGTGCCTGTTGAAATAGAGGGGACAACCCATCAG GTGTATGTTTTGAAGAGGCCGTTTGTAGACGAGTTCTTGAGGCGGATGGGGGAGCTCTTTGAATGTGTGCTCTTCACGGCTAGTCTGGCTaag TACGCTGACCCTGTGACTGACCTGCTGGACAAGTGTGGCGTCTTCCGAACCCGCCTCTTCCGGGATTCGTGCGTGTTCCACCAGGGATGTTACGTTAAGGATCTCAGCCGGTTGGGTCGTGATCTACGCAAAACCTTAATCCTGGACAATTCTCCTGCCTCCTATATCTTCCATCCGGAAAATGCC GTACCGGTGCAGTCGTGGTTCGATGACATGGCGGACACGGAGCTGCTGAACCTAATCCCAATATTTGAGGAGTTGAGCGAAGCAGAGGATGTGTATACCAGCCTCGGCCAGCTGAGGGCACCCTAA